The nucleotide window GAGCAGCGTGACGACCTGAGTTGGGGGCCGAACAATACCTTCAAATTTCCGAAACAGGGGGGGACCGGCGCCATCTATGAGGGAATTGCCAGGCCGCTCGGGGACAGGATCCATCTGAACCACGAGATGGTGTCGATCGATCCGGATGCCAAGCGGGTCAGCTTTGCCAATGGACGTGTGGAACCGTACGATGTACTGATCAACACGCCGCCCCTGGATTTGCTCGTCGCAGCATGCTGTGCACTTCCTGAAACGGTACGGGCTGCTGCGGAAAACCTCGTACACAACAGCGGCCTGATCGTGGGATTGGGGATTGAAGAGCGGCGGGATGACAGCAAGTGCTGGATGTACTTTCCTGAAAGTAACTCCCCCTTTTATCGGGTAACGAACTTCCATAATTACTCCCCTTTCAATGTGCCCGGAGGCGATACGAGGCGCTATTCCTCTCTGATGTGCGAAACCACCTATTCCTCTTATAAATCGGTGGATAAGGCAGACATTGTTGATAGAACGGTTCAAGGATTGCACGCCAGCGGCATGATCGATGGGCCGCAGATACAGCGGATCGTCAGCCGCTACCTGATCGATATCCCGTACTCCTACCCGGTGCCGACCCTGGGACGTGACGGTGCGCTCTCCATGATCCAGCCCTGGCTCGAATCAAGGGATATCTATTCCCGTGGACGCTTCGGAGCCTGGAAGTACGAAGTGGGCAACATGGACCATTCCTTTATGCAGGGAGTGGAGGTTGTTGAGCGTCTGTTTGCCGGCGGCAACGAGCCGACCCTGAACGGCCGGGTGTGATGACAAGCCGGATTGCACTGCTCAAGGCTGTTGATGCGCTCCTTGGGCGCCTAGCAGTGCCGCTGGCGACCCTCTGTTCCCCCAGAGCACAACGATCAGAAGCGATCGGTTCCATCCTCCTCATTCGCCCCGGCGGCATAGGCGATGCCGTACTTCTGATCCCTGCGATTCAAGCGATCAGAAAGAAATTTCCCTCAGCTGACATCACGGTATTGGCCGAGCGCCGCAACGCCGCTGCTTTCCAGCTCTGCTCCGAGGTAAACAGGGTCCTCCTTTATGATCGTATTTCCGACTTTCTTGCCGTACTCCGCACCACCTATGACGTGGTCATCGACACTGAGCAGTTGCATCGTCTCTCGGCAGTGGTGGCCCGCCTGACCCGGGCACCGGTCTCGATCGGCTACGGCACCAACCAGCGGTCCCGTCTGTTCACCCATTCCATTCCGTATTCCCACGACACGTACGAAATCGATAGTTTTCTGGGAATGCTGGAGCCGTTGGGGATCGGACTGCATGGGGTTCCGGAACGCTTCCTGGCTGTGCCGGACAATGCCCTCCGGACGGCGGCTTCATTGCTGGAGTCTCTGGCCGGCCGGCCGTTCGCGGCTCTTTTTCCCGGCGCCAGCATTCCGGAACGCAGATGGGGGGCGGACAGGTTCCGGCAGGTAGCGGAGAGGCTGGCCGCCTTCGGGATTCCGGCGGTGGTGGTCGGGGGAAGGGAGGATCGGGAGCAGGGGGAGGAGATTACTGCCGGTGGGATGGGACTGGACCTGGCGGGGCGGACCTCGTTGTCCGAAACCGCGGCGGTGCTTCAGGAGAGCACTTTGCTGGTGAGTGGTGATTCGGGAATATTGCACCTGGCGGTGGGGCTGGGAAAGCCGACCGTGTCACTGTTCGGGCCGGGCAGAGGGAAAAAATGGGCTCCCAGGGGCCATCATATCGTGATCAACAAAGAGCTTCCCTGCTCTCCCTGTACCACCTTCGGCACCACCCCACCGTGCTGGAACAGCGTTCAGTGCATGCGCGATATTGCGGTGGACGAGGTGTTCAACGCGGTGATGATGCTGCTGGCCGCGGAAAGTGCGCTCCCTTCAGCGTGCTGCAAAAAAGAGTGGATCGTGGTTCAGAACAACATCAAGCGCTGATGGGGGCAGGTTCGCAGAGGTTTTCGCTGCAGTTCGCCTCGCCACCACACGTGAAGCAGTAGAATTTCGGGTCACTGTTGACCCTGGCGATCTCCTCCAGCAACCCGTTGCTGCGCAGCATGCACAGGTGTCCGTGATGATCTGCCCCGCATCTGCATTTGACCTGGTTTTCCATGGCTGTTTCTCCTTTCGTTTTGTCGGCATGGCCGGTAAAATTATTCCACCCTAGCAGAAAATGTGGTAGAAAGAAACGTTTGCCATCCCTCACACAAGGATACGACGCGATTTATGGCATTTTCTCCCACATCCATTCTGGTAACCGGCGGCGCAGGCTTCATCGGTGCCAACTTCATCCACTCTTTTATCACCAATAACCCCGCCTGCAACGTCGTAAATCTGGATTGCCTGACCTATGCCGGCAATCTCAAAAATCTGGCGGCGGTCGAAAATCACCCCGGTTACCGTTTCGTCAAGGGGGATATCGGCGATGCAGCCCTGGTGGCAAGCATCCTGGCCGAACACCGTATCGATGCCGTGGTGCATTTTGCCGCCGAGTCCCATGTGGACCGCTCCATCAGCGGGCCCGAGATCTTCGTACGTACCAATGTTCTGGGGAGCCAGGTGCTGCTGGAGGAGAGTCGCAAACACTGGCAGTCGGGCACTGTCGCGGATTTTCGTTTTCTGCAGATTTCCACCGACGAAGTGTATGGTAGTCTGGGGGACACCGGTTACTTCACCGAGGAGACCCCCCTTGCCCCCAACTCCCCCTATTCGGCCAGCAAAGCCGGGGCCGATATGCTGGTGCGGGCCTACCACGAAACCTACGGCATGCCAACCCTCAACACGCGCTGCTCCAACAATTACGGCCCCTATCATTTTCCCGAAAAGCTGATCCCGCTCATGATCCACAACATCATCAACAGGAAGCCGTTGCCGGTCTACGGTGATGGCCTGAATGTGCGCGACTGGCTGCATGTCCGCGATCACGCCGCCGCCGTGGAAACGGTGCTGAAGCAGGCCGCTCCCGGTTCGGTCTACAACATCGGCGGCAACAACGAGTGGAAGAACATCGATATCGTCAACCTGGTCTGCGACCTGCTGGACGGGCGCCTGGGGCGTCCGACAGGGGAAAACCGCAGCCTGATCACCTTTGTCAAGGATCGCCCCGGCCATGACCGGCGTTATGCCATCGATGCCTCGAAACTGAAGCGTGACCTGGGGTGGGAGCCGGCCTATACTTTTGAGCGTGGCATCGCCGAAACCATCGACTGGTACCTGGCCAACCAGGAGTGGGTGAGTGAGGTGACTTCCGGCGCGTACCGGGAGTATTACGCCCGGCATTACGAAGGAGCTGCACAATGATCCTGGTGGTTGGCTGCAACGGCATGCTGGGGCGCGACCTGATGACGCTCCTGGGGGAGAAGGCCCGTGGTGTGGACTTGGGTGAGATCGATATCACCGATCTCGAATCCACCGAGCGCACTCTGACGGCACTGCACCCTTCGGTAGTGATCAACTGCGCCGCCTATACCGATGTGGATGGCTGTGAAACCAATGCTGAAACCGCCATGCAGGTCAATGGCGAAGGTGTGGGGTACCTGGCCATGGCCACCCGCGCCATCGGGGCGAAACTGGTACAGGTCAGCACCGACTATGTCTTTGACGGCGGCAAGGGCACTCCCTATCAGGAAGATGACCTGCCACGCCCCCTGAATGTCTATGGCGAGTCGAAACTGGCCGGCGAGATGAATGCCGCCTTCAATCCCGATCACCTGATCGTGCGCACTCAATGGCTGTATGGCCTGCACGGCAAGAACTTCGTGGAAATCATGCTAAAATTGGCAGGCGAGAAAGACCAGCTCGCGGTGGTGGACGACCAGGTCGGTTCTCCCACCTGGACGGTCGATCTGGCGCGGGCCATCGTGGCCCTGGTCGATAACGGGTGTCAGGGCATCTACCATGCCGCCAATGAGGGTTTCTGCTCGTGGAACGAGTTTGCACGGGCTATTTTCGAGGAGGCCGGTCTGACCGTAACGGTCAACGGCATGACTACCGAGCAGTTGAACCGGCCTGCCCGCAGGCCGCTCTACTCGACGCTGGACTGCAGCAAGCTGCGACAGGATACCGGAATAGCGCTCCGGCCCTGGCGCGAGGCACTCCGTTCGTATATGGCTTCGAGAACAAATAAACACTAGGAGAGAGAGCATGGAACGGGGAGAACGCCCCTGGGGCTCATATCTGGTGCTGGATGAGAATACCAGCTACAAGATCAAGCGGATCGAGGTCAAGCCGGGCGAACGCCTGTCGCTGCAGAAACATCATCACCGCAGCGAGCACTGGATCGTGGTATCCGGTATTGCCAAGGTGACCTGCGGCGAGCAGGAATTTTTCGTCAATGTCAACGAATCCACCTTTATTCCGGTTGGGAAGCAGCACCGCCTCGAGAACCCGGGCAAGATCCCCCTGGTGATCATCGAGGTGCAGAGCGGCGAGTATCTGGGAGAAGACGACATCGTCCGCTTCGACGATGACTACAACCGTTGCGAGGTGCATGCTGAACTGTAGGATGCCCCCGTTTTACCGGCTGAGCTTTTCGCTTATCGGGTTGCTGATCATTTTCACGGCGTTGCTGGCCGGCTGCGCAGCCTCTTCCACCGCTGTCATGGATGAGGAGATCGTTACCAACGAGAAGCCGATGGCGACGTACAAACGGCTGCTTCTGAGCGATTTCGAGCTGGATCCCGAGTTGTACACCGACCTCCCGGAGGCCGGTCCGGGTGAGCGGGAACGCAGATACGCCCAAGTTCCGGCACAGTTGACCGACCAGGTCCAGCGTTATGTGAAATCGCGGCATATCTACGACTCGGTGTCCCGGGATGAGCTGCTTTCCCCCACCACCCTGGTGCTGAAAGGCAGGTTCACCAGGATGGGGCGATTCCGTATTTCCATTGAAGCCATGCTTCTCGATGGAGCTTCCGGTCAGGAGGTGGCCTATTTCCGCCAGACCCTGTGGGATGTCTTTGACACCACCGAAGCGGTCGGGCGGCTGGGGCACGAGATCGCCGATTTCATCGACCGGATTCAGTATAAGTAGAGTTGCCCCCTGCCGGGCCTCGTTCATCAATCGAGACCGGCAATTTCTTCAACGGAGGCTGTCGTGTATATCGTTATTCTCGCAGGCGGATCAGGAACGAGATTCTGGCCATTATCGAGGGCTGCCAGGCCGAAACAGCTGATTTCGATCACCGGCGACAGGACCATGCTTCAACGCACGGTGGAGCGGGTGCTGCCCCTCAAGCCGAAGCGTATTCTGATCGTTACCAATGTGCTCCAGGCAGCAGAGACGGAACGGCAGGTGACCCATTATCGTGGCGTCGCCATCGATGTGATCGCTGAGCCATGCGCCAGAAATACGGCCCCGGCCATCGGCCTGGCAGCGACCATCATCGCTGCCCACGATCCGGCCGGCTTGATGGTCGTGCTGCCGGCCGACCATTTCATCAGGAATGAAGAGGCCCTGCGCGAAACGCTCGAATCCGCGGCCCATGCCGCTCGGAACGGGTACCTGATGACGCTGGGAATCATGCCGTCCCGCCCCGAAACCGGATACGGCTATATCGAGGCCGATATGGACCTTCGCGGGAGCGGACCGTTTCCGGTGCGGCGTTTCGTTGAAAAGCCCCCCCTGGAGCAGGCCATCCGCTATCTGGACGAAGGCAATTTCTTTTGGAATAGCGGCATGTTCGTCTGGCGGGCCGATACCATCCTGAGCGAAATCGCGGCCCACATGCCTGCACTGGGACAGGCACTGGCCGGAATCACCTTCAACGGCGATGTCTGGGAACTGTCGGACCTGGACAACCAGATCGAGGCTGTCTACAGCGGAGTTGAAAACACCTCGATCGATTACGGCGTGATGGAGCGCTCCGAGCGGGTGCAGGTCGTGCCGGTGGAGATGGGCTGGAGCGACGTGGGCAGTTGGAGCGCCCTGCCCGAAGTGGTGGAACCGGATGCCGCAGGAACGGTATGCATCAATGCCGCCGGCATGGTTTCAATCGATTCGAGCGATTGCCTGATATATGCCGATAAACAGATGGTGGCTGCAGTTGGTGTCAATAACCTGATAGTGGTTTCAACCCCCGATGCACTGCTGGTCTGTGAACGAGACCGCGCCCAGGAGGTCAAAAAGGTGGTGGAGGAGCTGAACCTCCGCGGCAGCAGCACCTTTCTGTAATCACGAGATACCGTTCCGCTGAAAAATCCCTCACCCCGGTGACGGATTTTTTAGTGCCATTATTGTCAACTTTCGTCTCATAGTTTGGTTAACCACTGGTGATGCCCATGCGCGATTCCATACATGATGAACTGCAGCAGATACGTAGCCGGGGACTGTACCGGGCGACACGTCTGATTCAGGGGCGGCAAACGGCCCGGGTCACCCTGGAGGGGGGAGAGGTGCTCCTGCTCTGTTCCAACAACTACCTCGGTCTGGCGGAGCATCCCGCGCTTGCGGAGGCCTCCGTCCGGGCGATCCGGAGCTTCGGAGCCTCCGGCGGCGCCTCGCGCCTCGTTTCCGGCACCATGGAACTGCACGAGCAGCTCGAGTCGACCGTGGCCGCTTTCAAGGGGACGGAATCCGCTTTGGTCTTTAACAGCGGCTATGCGGCTAATACCGGTATAATTCCGGCGCTGGTCGGGCGCGGGGACGTGATCTTCAGCGACCGCCTCAATCATGCCAGCATCGTCGATGGTGCTTTGCTCTCCGGAGCCCGGTTGGTGCGGTATCCCCATAATGACGTGAATGCTCTGGCCCGGCTGATGACGAAACATCGCGGTAGCGGGCGCTGCCTGATTGTGACTGACGGCGTGTTCAGCATGGATGGCGATCTGGCTCCGCTCTCCGCTCTGGCTGAACTCAAGCATCGCCACGACGCCCTGCTGATGATCGACGATGCCCATGGCTGCGGCGTGCTGGGGGCAGGGGGCAGGGGCTCTGCCGAGCTTTTGGGGGTGATGGAGGAGACAGACATCCATGTGGGCACCCTCGGCAAAGCCATGGGGAGTTTCGGCGCCTATGCGGCGGTTTCTTCCGAGATGCGCGAGCTGCTGATCAACCGTGCCCGCAGCTTTATCTTTTCAACCTCGCTGCCCCCTGCGGTACTGGCCGCATCCGTGGCCGCACTGGAGATTGTGGCCTCTCCGGAGGGAACGGGCCTGAGGAAGAGGCTTTGTGACAATGCCGTCCTGTTCAGGCAACTGTTGGCCGGGCACGGATTCGCGGTCGGCGACAGCAGTACGCAAATCATTCCGATCATGTGCGGAGATGCGCAGGTTACCATGAGATTTTCAGAGGAACTGCTGCATGAGGGGGTGTTTGTCCAGGGAATTCGTCCTCCCACGGTGCCTGCCAACAGCTGCCGGCTGCGTTGTACGGTCATGGCCACCCATTCCCGCGAAGATCTCACCTGGGCTGCCGGGCGGATTGCAGCGGCAGGCCGGCGTCTGGGGGTTGTCTGATGGCCTGGTTCGCTGCTCGGGACGGAAAAGGCCTGTGGTACGAGGATCACGGCCAGGGACCTGCGGTGGTGCTGCTGCATGGCTGGTGCATGTCATCTGCGATATGGCAGCTTCAAGTGCAGTCCCTTTGCCGTTCGTTCCGTATCATCGCCCCTGATCTGCGCGGCCACGGCAGATCGGAATATGACAGTGGCGACTGCAGTCTGGCGCAATTTTCCGAGGATACGGCCGCGCTGATTCAGTATTTGGATCTGGAGCATGTTTTTCTGGTCGGGTGGTCGCTGGGGGGGCAGGTGGCGCTGGAGGCCACCCGGCTGGTGCGGGAACGCTTGGCCGGCCTGGTACTGGTGGGTGCAACTCCCTGTTTCACCGCCTCGGAGAGTTTTCCACATGGCCTGGGACGGATGGAGGCCGACGGCATGGCGCTCAAGGTCAGGCGCAATATCGTACGGGCGCTGGAAGGGTTCACGGCGCGCATGTTCTCTGCCGGGGAGCTGGACGAGCCGCAGCGTGCCGAGCAGGTACGCCGGGTACTGGACCGGGTGCCTGTCCCCGAGACGAGCGTTGCCCTGGAGAGCCTCCAGTCCCTGGCTGATGCCGATCTGCGGCCGCTGCTTTCTGCAATCGATCTGCCGACGCTGATCATCAACGGCGATATGGATCGGATCTGCCTGCCGGCAGCATCCGATTACCTGGCTCGTCATATTCCTACCAGCCGGCAGGTGATCCTGCCGGGGGTCGCGCATGCGCCCTTCCTGAGCAGGCCGGAGGAGTTCAACGACCACCTGAGCCGGTTCATCTCGGAGGTGCTGTGAACACGGGGGCCGCAAAGGAAAGGGTCGGCAGCTCTTTTCATCGTCAGGCCGCCGAATACGACCGTCATACGGTTGTACAGAAGCGGGTGATTGCCCGCCTTGACGAATTGATTGCACATCATGCGTCCAGAGAGCCCTTGCGGTTGTTGGATATCGGCTGCGGAACCGGCGGCCTGCTGGCTGCCATGCAGAAGCGTTATCCGCTCTCCGGCCTGTGCGGCCTCGATCTGGCCTTCAACATGTCCCATATGGCATCCTCCCGTTTCGACGGGGCTGCCCTGATCGTTAATGGCGATGCTGAACGGCTTCCTTTTTGCGATCAGGCCTTTGACCTGGTCGTCTCCGCCTCCACGCTGCAGTGGGTGCCGCGACTGGACCGCTGTTTTCGGGAGTTCCACCGAGTGTCGAGTGGAGATGGGCTGATATGCGTTGCCTTCTTTGGAGAAAAGACCCTGTGGGAGCTTCAGGCAAGCTACCGGGAAGCGCTGAGGCGCGGCGGCATCGAGGAGCGCAGTAGCAGGCTGCGCCGATTCATGACACGGGACGAAGTGGCGCAGGCGCTCTCGGGACTCGGCTTCAGACAGCTGACAGTGACAAGTGAAATCGAGCTGGAGCAGCATGCCGATGTTCCCGATCTGCTGCGCGCCATCAAGGGGACCGGGGCCGCTACACCGGCAGGGAGCGCTGCGGGGGGCTTGGGATGGCGCAGGGTGCTGAACGATATGGCAGATATCTACCGGTCGAGATTCATGCAGAACGGGAAGATACCGGCCACCTACGAAGTCATCTACGTCATCGCACGCGGCTGAACGGATGAAATTCCGGCTTTTATCAGCCCTGGCAACAGCGTGTGAATTTCAGGTACCCGACAGGTAGAGGGACTCGCTGAAATGGCAGGCGGCATGGTGAGAGGGGAGCTTTTCATCCAGCCCCGGCGTTTGCCGGCGGCAGATATCCTGGGCATAGCGGCAGCGGGGATGAAAGCGGCAGCCGGAAGGTATAGCGAGCGGAGAAGGGATGTCCCCCTGCAGGAGCAGCCCCTTCTCGTCCTGTTTCCGGTTGATCTTGGGAATGGCCGAGATGAGCGCTTCGGTATAGGGGTGCAGACAGCGGCGGAACAGCATCGATGCAGGGGCGCTCTCAACGACGATGCCGAGGTACATGATGATTATCCGGTCGCAGATGTGCCGCAGTACGGAAAGGTCATGGGAAATGATCATCAGCGACAGGTCGTAGGCCGACTTCATCTCCTGCAGCAGATTGATGATCTGGGCCTGGATGGAGACATCCAGCGACGATACCGGCTCGTCGGCGATGATGATTTCGGGGGAGGCGGCCAAAGCGCGTGCGATTCCGATGCGCTGGCGCTGGCCTCCGGAGAATTCGTGCGGAAAACGGTTGATGTGTTCCGCGGGAAGACCGACCTTTGCCATGATGTCCTCGACCGACCCGCGCCGCGATGCGGCATCCCCCGAGCGTGCGATTACCAGCGGCTCGGCAATGATGTCGCCGACGCGCATGCGGGGATTCAGCGAGGAGAACGGGTCCTGAAAGATCATCTGTGTCTGGCGACGGAAGTCTGCCCGTGCTGCGGACGATAACCCCGTAACAGTGGTGCCGTGGTACTGCACCTGCCCACCGTCCATTGTGACCAGCCCTGCCAGGATCTTGCCCAAGGTGGACTTGCCGCAGCCCGATTCCCCGGCTATTCCCAGGATCTCTCCTCGCCGCAATTCAAGAGAAACACCGTCCAGAGCGGTCAGCATGCCGGCGGGCGCCGTCAGCCCGGCTGTCACTTTGTAACGTTTGCGAAGATCTTCTCCGCTGAGTACGCTTTCGTATTCCGTAGTCATGGCAGATTCCAGCAGCGGACATGGTGTCCGGGGGATATCTCCCGGAGTTCGGGCAGTTCCTGCCGGCATTCTGGCAAGGAAACAGGACAGCGGTCGCAGAAACCGCAGCCCCGGGAAGCGGCCGTGATTCCGGGGGGCTGCCCGGCCAGCGTGGCCAGGGGCTTGCCCGGTTCGGCATTCTGGGGAAGGGATGCCAGCAAGGCCCGGGTGTAGGGGTGCCCGGGATGACGGAGCAGTTCCGCGCTGGGGGCAGACTCCACGATGCGCCCCGCGTACATGACGCAGGTGCGGTCGGATCGTTCCGCCACAATCCCGAGATCGTGGGTGATCAGGAGTATTCCCATGTCCACGGAACGGCGCAACGAGTCGATCAGTTCCAGGATCTGGGCCTGGATGGTCACATCCAGGGCGGTGGTCGGCTCATCGGCGATCAGCAGGGCCGGGTCGCAGGCCAGGGCCATGGCGATCATGACCCGCTGGCGCATGCCGCCGCTTAACTGGTGGGGGTAATCCCGCATACGGTCGCCTGCTGCGGGAATGCCGACGACCTGGAGCAATTCCGTGGCTTTTTCGGCGGCTTTGGTACGGTTCAGGGCACGATGCAGTCTGAGCGGTTCCGTAAGCTGGTCTCCGATGCGCAGAACCGGATTCAGCGAGGTCATGGGTTCCTGAAAGACCATGGAGATGCGGCTGCCCCGGATCGAGCGCATGTCCTGATCGGCCAGGGAGAGAAGGTCGCAGCCGTCGAAGGTGATGCTTCCCGACCGGATGAACCCCGGCGGGGGGACCAGACGCATTACAGAGAGAGCGGTCATGGATTTGCCCGATCCCGATTCACCCACCAGCGCAACCGTCTCCCCCTTTTCAATAGAGAAGCTCACTCCGTTGACGGCGGGAAGGGGGCCAGCAGCGGTCCTGAAGCAGGTATGCAGGTTGTCGATGGAAAGCAGGGACATTGTGGGATTCCTGAAAGTCATATCCGCGTGTGTTTTGCCGCTTCAAGCATCCCGGTCGGGAAGATGACCGGCGAATAGTACCACCTTCCGCCGTACCGGGGCAACTCTTACTCGCACGGTAGGTGCGGTGGGTACAGAAGGGCTTTTGCTCCTGCGAGCCGGTCCTGCCCTGCCCGATTCGGCAGACAAGCTGCTTAGCACCCATGGATGAAGCTATCTCAGCGAAGGCACCCTGAGAAACGGATCGTCCTCGGTCGCGAATTCTGCAGTTCTGCGTCTGGCTCACCACTCCGGCATTCCGATAAGGCAACCCGCTGCCAAAACAAAAACATTAATGAAATTAAACCGAGGCAGCCATCAAAAAAATTGACATGATGCCGGTATATGTGATTGTATCACCAAGTTTTGCGGTTATTACTGATGCGTATATCATTGTTGATAATAGTGGCTCTTGCCGTTGTTTTTCTAGGAGGGGATCTGCACCTGCAGGCCGCCGTCGCTCCCAGTGAAACGATACGCGTTGCCATTGTCAAAAATGCAGGCACCGTGGTTGTCGACGGCGACGGCCTGCTGGCTACGCGCGAAACCGGCGAGGCGGTGGCGCTTGTTCCTCCGGTCAGCATCACCGGTGGAAGGGACCAGCTGATTGTCAACGGCACCGCGTTTCGCCAGCTCACCTTTGCTGCATCTTCAGCGGTAAAAATCAACGGCAAGCCTTATCGCGGCATGGTTGAGATTCTTCCCGGCGAGAAGGGACTGCTGGCAGTCAACCAGCTGCCCCTGGAAGATTATCTGGTCGGCCTGATCAACTGCGAGATATCATCGGCATGGCCCATCGAGGCGGTCAAGGCCCAGGCGGTGATTGCCAGAACCTACGCCCTCAACCGCAAGGCGGCTCGTAAGAATGCGGTGTATCATCTTGAATCGTCCGTCATGGACCAGGTGTATGATGGTTGCCTGATCGAAGACAGCCGGGCGCGACGGGCCGTTGAAGAAACTGCCGGAGAAGTGCTGACTTACAACAAATCGATCATTCAGGCCTTCTATCACTCCAGTTGCGGCGGAAAAACGGAAGCTGCGGAGAATGTATGGGGAGCATCGGTGCCATACTTGAAAGGGGTCGAGTGCGAATACTGCCTGACCAACCCCTCGACCTCCTGGGAACAGAAGCTCACCTTGAAGGATATCGACGAGAAGCTCAGAGCCGCCGGCTACAAGGTAACGGGGGTGACCGACCTCAGGCCCGGACCTCGTAACGAACGGGGGCGTTTGCGGAATATCAGGGCAGTATCCGGCCAGGGTGAGGTTGCCATCAGCGGCGATCAGTTCCGCAAGGCCATCGGTTATGGTATCATTAAAAGTACCAATTTCGTGGTGAAGGTCGCCAACGGAGAAGCGGTCTTTTCCGGCTACGGCAACGGCCACGGCGTCGGACTGTGCCAGTGGGGTGCCAAACAGCGCGCCCTGGATGGATTCGGATACGCCGAAATTCTGACGTACTACTATCCCGGCACCCAGCTGAAAAGGTTCTTTGAAATTAG belongs to Geobacter sp. SVR and includes:
- a CDS encoding ABC transporter ATP-binding protein, whose translation is MTTEYESVLSGEDLRKRYKVTAGLTAPAGMLTALDGVSLELRRGEILGIAGESGCGKSTLGKILAGLVTMDGGQVQYHGTTVTGLSSAARADFRRQTQMIFQDPFSSLNPRMRVGDIIAEPLVIARSGDAASRRGSVEDIMAKVGLPAEHINRFPHEFSGGQRQRIGIARALAASPEIIIADEPVSSLDVSIQAQIINLLQEMKSAYDLSLMIISHDLSVLRHICDRIIIMYLGIVVESAPASMLFRRCLHPYTEALISAIPKINRKQDEKGLLLQGDIPSPLAIPSGCRFHPRCRYAQDICRRQTPGLDEKLPSHHAACHFSESLYLSGT
- a CDS encoding SpoIID/LytB domain-containing protein, producing the protein MRISLLIIVALAVVFLGGDLHLQAAVAPSETIRVAIVKNAGTVVVDGDGLLATRETGEAVALVPPVSITGGRDQLIVNGTAFRQLTFAASSAVKINGKPYRGMVEILPGEKGLLAVNQLPLEDYLVGLINCEISSAWPIEAVKAQAVIARTYALNRKAARKNAVYHLESSVMDQVYDGCLIEDSRARRAVEETAGEVLTYNKSIIQAFYHSSCGGKTEAAENVWGASVPYLKGVECEYCLTNPSTSWEQKLTLKDIDEKLRAAGYKVTGVTDLRPGPRNERGRLRNIRAVSGQGEVAISGDQFRKAIGYGIIKSTNFVVKVANGEAVFSGYGNGHGVGLCQWGAKQRALDGFGYAEILTYYYPGTQLKRFFEIS
- a CDS encoding ABC transporter ATP-binding protein, with protein sequence MSLLSIDNLHTCFRTAAGPLPAVNGVSFSIEKGETVALVGESGSGKSMTALSVMRLVPPPGFIRSGSITFDGCDLLSLADQDMRSIRGSRISMVFQEPMTSLNPVLRIGDQLTEPLRLHRALNRTKAAEKATELLQVVGIPAAGDRMRDYPHQLSGGMRQRVMIAMALACDPALLIADEPTTALDVTIQAQILELIDSLRRSVDMGILLITHDLGIVAERSDRTCVMYAGRIVESAPSAELLRHPGHPYTRALLASLPQNAEPGKPLATLAGQPPGITAASRGCGFCDRCPVSLPECRQELPELREISPGHHVRCWNLP